In Fragaria vesca subsp. vesca linkage group LG1, FraVesHawaii_1.0, whole genome shotgun sequence, the sequence TCCCTCAACACCACCACCACCATCACTACCCCCAACAAAACGACGTCGAAGAATGCTTCAACTTTTTCATGGATGAAGAAGACTTCTCCTCTTCTTCTTCTAAGGCTCACTACTACCCCACCCCACCAACCCCGACCCCTCCTCCTCCTCCGCTCACCACCACCACCACCACTCCCACTCCCACGGACTTCTCCTTCTCTCCCGCCCACGACCTCCTCAACTTCGAATTCTCCTCCCCCAAGTGGGCCCCTGACCTCCTCTTAGAAGCCGCCCGGGCCATTGCTGACAAGAACAGCGCCAGAGTTCAACAGCTCATGTGGATGCTCAACGAGCTCGGCTCTCCCTACGGCGACACCGATCAGAAGCTCGCCTCCTACTTCCTCCAGGCCCTCTTCAGCCGCATGACCGACTCCGGCGATCGCTGCTACCGCACCTTAGTCTCTGCCTCGGAGAAAACATGTTCATTTGAGTCCACCAGAAAAATGGTCTTGAAATTTCAGGAGGTGAGTCCTTGGACTACATTCGGTCACGTCGCTTGTAATGGTGCAATTATGGAAGCCTTCGACGGTGAGGCCAAGCTTCACATAGTCGACATCAGCAACACTTACTGCACGCAGTGGCCGACTCTACTGGAGGCTCTCGCCACACGAACTGATGAGACGCCGCATCTGCGTCTCACCAGTATCGTCGTCAGCAGAGCTGGAGATGGCTCTGCTGGCGTTGGCTCCACGCAGAAAGTAATGAAGGAAATCGGCGCCAGAATGGAGAAGTTCGCGCGCTTAATGGGCGTGCCGTTCAAATTCAATGCCATCCAGCATTCCGGCGACCTTGCAGAGCTCAACTTAGCTGATTTGGATGTCAAGGACGATGAGGCCTTGGCCATAAACTGTGTCGGATCGTTTCATTCAATCGTGGCCGTCGGAAACCGCCGTGATTATTTGATCTCCGCTTTCCGGAGCTTAAAGCCGAGGATCATAACTGTTGTAGAGGAAGAAGCTGACCTAGACGTCGGAGTTGACGGGTTTGACTTCGTGCAAGGGTTTCAGGAATGCTTGAGATGGTTTAGGGTTTACTTTGAGGCTCTAGACGAGAGCTTCGCCAGGACAAGTAACGAAAGGTTGATGCTCGAGCGGGCGGCCGGCCGAGCCATCGTGGACTTGGTGGCCTGTGCGCCGCCGGACTCCGTCGAGCGGCGCGAGTCGGCGATGCGGTGGTCGAGGCGTATGCATGGGGCCGGGTTCAGTCCCATTTCATTTAGCGATGAGGTGTGCGATGACGTACGGGCCTTGTTGCGGAGGTACAAGGAAGGGTGGTCAATGACGCAGTGTGGTGACTCCGTCGCCGGAATATTCTTGTCGTGGAAGGACCAGCCGGTGGTTTGGGCCAGCGCTTGGAGGCCTTAGACGACGGTGCGATGTATTATCAGATAGGGCAATTCATGCGTGCGATAGGTTTTTGTTGGCACAAGCATAAAACGTGTGGTTGTGGTGGTGGTGTTTGAAAGAGGAAAGGAGGGAGAGTACGGCATAGTTGCTTTGGTTTGGATAGAATTTTTAAGTAAATTAATTTTAATTTTAATTGGGAGTTGTCATCATTACCTTGTCATTTGTTAGTAATTATTTGTGATTGAATTTGCTATTTTTATAAAACTTAAATAGGTTTATTGCATGTTTTCAATCGTATGTTTTTTTCTCTAAAAAGATTCTCATTTTTCTAAATTAGTTAAAACTATGGTTTGGAAAAATTTTAATTTCATGTCATCCATGGTTACCAATCCCGCGTTTCAGGTCAAATGTTGATCGGAGTCGGCTAGCGTCATATAATGTGTGTATGCTTAGCGACAATTAGTCAATTAAGGGGGAAGAACAAGACCTAAAAGCACTTTGCTTATGTAAATTATTAAAATGGGATCAATTTTTTTAAAAATTGAGATGTGGTGGTTTGATATTTTGTGTATTAATTAAAATTCGGGTGATATCAGCTAAAACTACAGGTATTAAGAGCTAATAAAATAAGTAGCATTATTATTGTTAATTTCAAGCGTGTTAAATTAAAGAAATGGCTTGAAGCCTTAAACTAGAGAAAGGTCGTAATCTAAATTTGGTGCCATAGAATCATAGGACGGCAATGGAGTTGCGTTTGCGTTTGGAGAATCTCTGAATAAAAAGGTGTTTGGTCACTAGTGGCATATACACAACTTTGTAAAATAGGGTTTTAGTGGCCAGCATGCTCTGCGTTTTGGATACTTAGTTTGATATGGTCCTATTCAAATTTTCCTTTCTAAAAAGGCTTATCGAACACTTACAATTTCTCCTGTAATGTGCCCCCCACCCACCAAAGCCACCACCACCAGCTCCATCAAAATCAAACACTTTGTGGTAAAAAGGAAAAACAAAAACAAAAATAATTCGAAAATTATTAAAGAAATAAAGTGGGTACTTCTTTTTACGAGCTTTGCCTCCTATCTTAATCCTTTTGATAAGACTTGCCCCCCTTACACTTTTTTCCATTCTGGAAAAAATATAGAAAAAAAAAATTATTGAGAATACGTGTGTTCTTCCTCAGTCGGGGTATTTTTAAAGAGAGGAGCTTTGCCATGGTTGATGGCCCATGCTCTTCTTTTGGTTAAAGGGTTTAAACTATGCGTGTATATACGCATGGTGTCCATCTTCTCTTTGCTTTTTATCACATCACCAATGGCCAGCTAATTGCGCTTTTTCTTCTTCTTCACTTGGACCAGGTTCAACTTGCTGACCATAAACCCTTCAAAGCTCTCTTGGCCAAGAGTTCATGGATAACGATAATGTGTGCCTGTGCGTGTGTGCTTGTGGGAGAAGGAAAACAAAGAAAATAAATAAAATTTTGATGCAAATTAAGCTGGGGAAGATCAGTTTAATCAGTACTGATATGCTTTAGTTATCTAGCTAGGCTGAAACAAGCACTCAGGATAGGAGCCTCTCTTGCATATCAGTTTATTCGATGGAGACCATCTTGCATATCAGCAACTTAACGAAGGGAGTGTACAATTGTATTGAAGACATAGTTTAGTTTATACATGTGGGATTATGTCAATCGAGTTTATGTTAAAGAGGGGTGCTTCGCACATTTGGAGTGAAACTGTGAAAGGTAAATGGTGATCTTGTTAGGGTTTAGTTCATGGTACTTGCGTACTGTGTTTGCTCTATTTCAAATTTAGTTTCTAGTGCTAAAAATTCAATCAGTTTGATTACTGTATTTAGGTTCTCTTGATAGGAAACTGGAGCTCATGACCTCGGCTGTGAGAAGAATTTGCCCAATATTATCCATTGAGGTTGGAAAAATGGCTCTTAAAGAGCTCAATCACTTGAACAAGTGTGATTTGTAACATAAACTCAGCGAAGTTACCAGAACCCAAAATGAGTATCAGTGTCAGAAACACAATATAAACCAGAAATATATACGCGACAACATAGCTTTTCGTCATGAATCCCTCCATATAGGTCGAGTTTTGGGATCCATCATTCATTTTCAGTAGGACTGCATGATCGTCTTTGTTTGTACTACAAGGCAATGGGGACTAAACCCTGAGACATAATACTGTATGGATATGCTGCTCCTTTCTCCTTTCTGACCGGCCTAACCATGCTGGGCTATATTATTAGTAGACGCAAATAATGCGAGTGCTTAATTAGGTTCATAGGCTACAGATGAATCCACAGTTTCATACCGATCGGCGACCAGAGATAGGCCAAGACTTCTGAACTTGGAGATCAGAGAGCTAGCTAGCTAGCTTGAGTGTTTGACCATGGCTGGATATGAATGCAAAGTAAATAGAGGAACCCCGAGTCCCGGACTTGGCACGGAGGTCCGAACGTACAAAGCCTTGGACTAACTGCGGATCTCATATATACTTTCACCAAGTACTTAATACTCGCCTGCAAAAAGAGAGTTCTAAAGTGCTGGGACATTAGGCTAGAGAAGGAGCTAGGATAGTGTTTATCATGCTCAAAGTGCTGGCAAATTAAAACATCGATCAAAGATCTCATACAATTTCAGTTTTAACAAAAAAGGAGCATGCTTCACCCAAATGAAACTTGATTGAATTTTGGCACACAATGTAATAAAAATCTCGTATACCTTTATTTTGAACTAGTTTTGAAGTGTTAAAACTTAAAAACTGGAAAAAGAGAATCTCAACTCTCAGACTATATATTGGACGGGTCGTCGACACCGGTGGATACTGGATACATTAACGCGATCAGTAGACAGTACTGATTAGTGAAGTGCAGTAGATGTCCGGTGTTGTAACAACTCGATCGTGCAGAAGCATATTTAGATGGTCAATGTTGCACCGGCTCTAGGCTTCTAGCAATCAAAGTTGGTATTTGGCAATTGGCATATATAGCTGTAGAATACAGTATGCATGATAATTCCCCTATTTTTTTTTTTCGATTGATTATGATAATTCCCCTATTACATTTGTTAAACTTAATACCATTGAACAGAGCTTGTAGACAATTCCACAGCCCATCTAGAGTAAGGCTAGCATGTTTAGCAAGCTAGCATGTTCGAATGGAATACAAACTATATGCAATTTGCGAATACATGCTATTCTCGAGACTGTACACCCGTTCAAGGTGACCGACTATGCTTTGCATAATATTTCATTAATTCATGACCATGTGAACGCTATTTTTATTTATGTTATATTTGAATTTTTGCTGAGATGAATTTTGCTGAGATGATTTTTATATCGAGGCTGACTTAATGTTCATATGAACGGATAGATCATGAATTTACATTGCCCGAACAAGTTTAGGTACAAACATATTTTTTTCTTTTCACCAATTAACATTGAATATAAGAAAGAAAAAAAAATCCATTGTACTCGAACAATATAAACGATGTTACACTATGTAGTGTGACATTCTCTATACCTAATGTTATTGGGGCAAATGTTACAAGGTTCTGATACTTCCAGCCCACTAAGTTTTAACCCATGCCTACTCAAAACAATATAAACACAAGCCCACCTCATCCCGAAGACCCAAACCGCCTTCTGCCGCTTCTTCTTCTTCTTTAACAAACCTCCACGATTCCCAGTCACTCCCAACCCTCTCTTCTCTCCGTTTTGCTCTTCTATCAGAGCCCGTCCTCCAGGTACTTATATTCTAGGTTCTAATTTTTTTTTTTTCTTAGGGTTCGATTTGGTTTTGAATTACTTTCAGTCTTCAATTTGTTTTTGCTGATGAATTGAACAATTGATAGCTTTCTGTTCCGAGAAATCTGTCTTTCTTCTCAGTTATATATATATATATATATATAGTTATCGATTAGCTGTTTCTGGATTTGATTTCCGCGTTTCTGTACTAAATTTTGTAATTAGGGTTTAACTTTGGGATCAAGTTATTCTTACTCTACGTTTCAATTTGTAGGCACCACTCGCCGGAAGCTTCTTGAGCCTGAAACAACAATGGTGAGTATATTTATGTATTCTCGTACTCATTGCATGTTTTTATTCGTTTCTGAGTTGTACCGAAATTCCATAGGCACTGTAACACATGTTATATGACATTACTGACACCTTGTGTAATTGCAGGCTACTCTTGCCGATTCGTTTCTTGCTGACCTCGATGAGCTGTCTGACAATGAAGCTGATGTTCCTGTGAGTGTTTTTGCTGCCTTTCTGTTGAGAAATTTACAATGCTCTTCTCCTTTGTAAGATAGAGTAGTTTGTATATGTCTAGATTTTTGGATTGAGTTATTGTTTTGTTTTTTTTTCAGGTTGAAGATGATGGTGATGTTGCGAACATGGAGGAAGATGTTGATGGGGACTTGGCAGACTTGGAGACACTTAACTATGATGATCTGGATAGTGTTTCGAAATTGCAGAAATCGCAAAGATTTGCTGATATAATGCAGGTGTGTTTCAAATTGACTCTCTTATTCTCGGCAAATATTTTGATTTCCAAAACTTGTAAGTCTCTATATGCCCCACCTAAACTCTATTGTTTTACTGTTTTATTGATCATCTGTTCCTAGCCTTTGTAGTTTCTTAAGTTGAATTGTTTGATTGTTTCTTAAGTTGAATTGTCTCTTCACAAAATAGGATAATGCTTTTGATTTAATTAATGAAGAAAGAATCAGGAGAGGAATCAAAGATATATTTCATGAGTTGTGGGCAAAAAAGAGCGAGAATAGATTTACTAAGCTAAAAAACCATTTAAACTCTGAATAGATTTAGTTATGTGAATTTGCTTCTCCATATCTCTCATGATGAAAGTAAAACATGAATTAAAATTATAGTGTTTAGTTTGTCATTCATTACCCTTTGCTCTCCCTGTTCGTTCTTCTATTTCTTTTTATTACTGGAATGTGCATATTGCTGTGTAGGTAATGGGCGTATGGTCTGTAAATTGCAGAAAGTGGAAGGTGCGCTTGAAAAAGGTTCCGATATGTCAAATCATGCACTAGTTTTGGAAGATGATCCAGAATACCAGTTGATTGTGGACTGTAATGCTCTGTCAGTTGACATTGAGAATGAACTTGTAATCATCCACAATTTTATTCGGGACAAATACCGGCCAAAATTTCCAGAGCTTGAGTCACTTGTTCATCATCCAATTGATTATGCACGAGTTGTTCAGAAAATTGGGAATGAAATGGATGTAACCCTGGTTGATCTGGAGGGGCTTTTACCTTCAGCAACTATTATGGTTGTGTCAGTTACAGCTTCAACTACAAGTGGAAAGCCACTTCCTGAGGATGTCCTGGAGAAAATAGTTGATGCATGTGATCGAGCCCTTGCGCTTGATTCAGCAAAGAAAAAGGTTCTTGAATTTGTTGAAAGTAGAATGGGTTTTATTGCACCAAATCTTTCTGCTATTGTTGGGAGTGCTGTTGCGGCGAAACTTATGGGGATGGCTGGTGGTCTTGCTGCCTTAGCTAAAATGCCTGCTTGTAATGTTCAGCTTCTTGGTGCTAAGAAAAAGAACCTTGCTGGGTTTTCCACTGCAACATCACAATATCGTGTTGGTTATGTTGAGGAGACTGAGATATTTCAAACTACACCCCCTGCTCTTAGGATGCGTGCTGGTAGGCTCTTGGCTGCAAAATCAACCCTTGCAGCACGGGTGGATTCTACAAGAGGAGATCCATCTGGGAACACCGGGAAGGCCTTCCGAGAGGAGATCCATAAGAAAATTGAGAAATGGCAGGAGCCTCCCCCTGCAAAGCAACCTAAACCACTTCCGGTTCCTGATTCTGAACCTAAAAAGAAGAGAGGTGGACGTCGACTGAGGAAAATGAAAGAAAGGTATGGTGCATTTCTATTGCTCTGTACTTCGCTTTTAGTAATTTATGAGTCCTATACTGATGCCTACTTTTACAGATATGCGATAACAGACATGAGGAAGCTCGCAAACAGGATGCAGTTTGGCATACCTGAAGAGAGTTCTTTAGGTAATCTTCTGTCTTCTGTCTTTCTTAGGTAATTGCATTTGTCTTTTATATATTTGTGCAAGTCACTTTATAAGCGGGGAACAACTTTGGACATGCACAGATACAAAATGGAACTTTTATAATGAATGCCTTGGGGAGGGGGGGGGGTGGCATCCTCTTTTTATTCACTTCTAACACAAATAGTAGGGGAAAGAAGTGATTCGTCACATTTTCACTTAGAGCAAGTTCACCTGTTGGGTTAGATTGAACACAGTGACCCAGGTCACTGTGACTAGGCAGCAGTTTCCACCCGTTTGAAATGTGGGATTGCTGACACGTGGCAGTGACTGTTTATTGAATTAAAAAAAACGTTTTTAAGTGTGAATAATTATTTTAGTTGTAAATTAATGGTAATTACATAAACAATATGACTTATTGAAATTTTTTCATTCCTTGACATTTAATTGACAAGCCAAGCCTAAAAAAGTTTACAATTATTTGAAATTTTGTAAGGATGAAAACGCCAACATAATAAAACAAAACACACAATCTAAATTGGTTAGGGATATAAGAAATTATTTAT encodes:
- the LOC101313250 gene encoding protein SHORT-ROOT-like yields the protein MDTLFRLVTLQQQQQQQQSDQSFNSSTRTTTTTSSSSRSFTHLPQHHHHHHYPQQNDVEECFNFFMDEEDFSSSSSKAHYYPTPPTPTPPPPPLTTTTTTPTPTDFSFSPAHDLLNFEFSSPKWAPDLLLEAARAIADKNSARVQQLMWMLNELGSPYGDTDQKLASYFLQALFSRMTDSGDRCYRTLVSASEKTCSFESTRKMVLKFQEVSPWTTFGHVACNGAIMEAFDGEAKLHIVDISNTYCTQWPTLLEALATRTDETPHLRLTSIVVSRAGDGSAGVGSTQKVMKEIGARMEKFARLMGVPFKFNAIQHSGDLAELNLADLDVKDDEALAINCVGSFHSIVAVGNRRDYLISAFRSLKPRIITVVEEEADLDVGVDGFDFVQGFQECLRWFRVYFEALDESFARTSNERLMLERAAGRAIVDLVACAPPDSVERRESAMRWSRRMHGAGFSPISFSDEVCDDVRALLRRYKEGWSMTQCGDSVAGIFLSWKDQPVVWASAWRP
- the LOC101313550 gene encoding U4/U6 small nuclear ribonucleoprotein Prp31-like; this translates as MATLADSFLADLDELSDNEADVPVEDDGDVANMEEDVDGDLADLETLNYDDLDSVSKLQKSQRFADIMQKVEGALEKGSDMSNHALVLEDDPEYQLIVDCNALSVDIENELVIIHNFIRDKYRPKFPELESLVHHPIDYARVVQKIGNEMDVTLVDLEGLLPSATIMVVSVTASTTSGKPLPEDVLEKIVDACDRALALDSAKKKVLEFVESRMGFIAPNLSAIVGSAVAAKLMGMAGGLAALAKMPACNVQLLGAKKKNLAGFSTATSQYRVGYVEETEIFQTTPPALRMRAGRLLAAKSTLAARVDSTRGDPSGNTGKAFREEIHKKIEKWQEPPPAKQPKPLPVPDSEPKKKRGGRRLRKMKERYAITDMRKLANRMQFGIPEESSLGDGLGEGYGMLGQAGSGKLRVSMGQSKLAAKVAKKFKDKNYGSAGGATSGLTSSLAFTPVQGIELSNPQAHGQQLGSGTQSTYFSETGTFSKIKRI